A part of Streptomyces sp. NBC_00557 genomic DNA contains:
- a CDS encoding alpha/beta hydrolase has translation MRHVREHTLDGTHGPLAVHEWPHPAPRYLALLAHGYGEHAGRYDELAAVLTAHGAAVYAPDHVGHGRSAGERVLIEDFEDVVTDLHRVAEPARTAHPGVPLVLIGHSMGGLVAARYAQRYGTGLSALILSGPVIGDWELPGRLLALPEIPDTPISPAALSRDPAVGAAYAADPLVWHGPMKRPTVEAFARTLETVAQGGDVGDLPLLWLHGDDDRLVPLPGSRIGVERLSGSRATERIFAGARHEVFHETCRKEVFAETTGFLDRVLPR, from the coding sequence ATGCGCCACGTCCGCGAGCACACCCTCGACGGCACCCACGGCCCGCTCGCCGTGCACGAGTGGCCGCACCCCGCGCCGAGGTACCTGGCGCTGCTGGCGCACGGCTACGGCGAGCACGCGGGCCGGTACGACGAGCTCGCCGCCGTCCTCACCGCGCACGGGGCGGCCGTGTACGCCCCCGACCACGTCGGCCACGGCCGGTCGGCCGGCGAGCGGGTGCTGATCGAGGACTTCGAGGACGTGGTCACCGACCTGCACCGCGTCGCGGAGCCGGCCCGGACCGCGCACCCCGGCGTACCGCTGGTGCTGATCGGCCACTCGATGGGCGGGCTGGTCGCGGCCCGCTACGCCCAGCGGTACGGCACCGGACTGAGCGCGCTGATCCTGTCCGGGCCGGTGATCGGCGACTGGGAGCTGCCCGGGCGGCTGCTGGCCCTGCCGGAGATCCCGGACACCCCGATCAGCCCGGCGGCGCTCTCCCGGGACCCGGCCGTAGGCGCCGCCTACGCGGCCGATCCGCTGGTGTGGCACGGGCCCATGAAGCGGCCGACGGTGGAGGCGTTCGCGCGGACCCTTGAGACCGTCGCCCAGGGCGGCGACGTGGGCGACCTGCCGCTGCTGTGGCTGCACGGGGACGACGACCGGCTGGTGCCGCTGCCCGGCAGCCGGATCGGCGTGGAGCGGCTCTCGGGCTCCCGCGCGACCGAGCGGATCTTCGCCGGGGCGCGGCACGAGGTCTTCCACGAGACGTGCAGGAAGGAGGTCTTCGCGGAGACGACCGGCTTCCTGGACCGGGTACTGCCGCGCTGA
- a CDS encoding Dps family protein translates to MTVVRSTLPESALGVTGTALQDTLVDLLGLSLIGKQAHWNIVGPRFRSIHLQLDEVVATARAHADTVAERAAALGVPPDGRPETIAAAFALPGAKDGWLRDTEVVDLMVSALREAIGRLRERIAATEKADPVTQDLMISITADLEKQHWMFQAENQPRDEG, encoded by the coding sequence TTGACCGTCGTGAGGAGCACCCTGCCCGAGAGCGCACTCGGGGTCACCGGCACCGCGCTGCAGGACACCCTGGTCGATCTGCTCGGGCTGTCGCTGATCGGCAAGCAGGCGCACTGGAACATCGTGGGACCGCGGTTCCGTTCGATCCACCTCCAGCTGGACGAGGTGGTGGCGACGGCGCGGGCCCACGCGGACACCGTCGCCGAGCGCGCCGCCGCGCTGGGCGTCCCTCCGGACGGCCGGCCGGAGACCATCGCCGCGGCCTTCGCGCTGCCCGGCGCCAAGGACGGCTGGCTGCGCGACACGGAGGTCGTCGACCTGATGGTCTCGGCGCTGCGGGAGGCGATCGGGCGGCTGCGCGAGCGGATCGCCGCCACCGAGAAGGCCGACCCGGTCACCCAGGACCTGATGATCTCCATCACCGCCGACCTGGAGAAGCAGCACTGGATGTTCCAGGCCGAGAACCAGCCGCGGGACGAGGGCTGA
- a CDS encoding DUF3140 domain-containing protein, translating into MADSPELDTLWDDFHRVVNMTSAELADWLRVRDSGQATEPLPEQAGPPLGRHVLAILQKRRTDLTDDDVRVMREVVDTVDDLVDVEDEPEAEDTRRRHQLMSMGHDPLKP; encoded by the coding sequence ATGGCCGACTCCCCCGAACTCGACACGCTGTGGGACGACTTCCACCGCGTGGTGAACATGACCTCGGCGGAACTCGCGGACTGGCTGAGGGTCCGGGACTCCGGCCAGGCGACCGAGCCGCTGCCCGAACAGGCCGGCCCGCCGCTCGGACGGCACGTCCTCGCCATCCTCCAGAAGCGCCGCACGGACCTCACCGACGACGACGTCCGCGTGATGCGGGAGGTCGTGGACACCGTCGATGACCTGGTGGACGTGGAGGACGAGCCGGAGGCCGAGGACACCCGCCGCCGGCACCAGCTGATGTCGATGGGCCACGACCCGCTGAAGCCCTAG
- a CDS encoding endonuclease: MNRDERVLRALLSEYGQTYAEEAGITLKDTPQPLYRLLVLALLLSARIRASVAVAAARELHKDHLDSPRRMAGADWQQRVDALGRGGYRRYDERTATQLGDGAELLLDRWAGDLRRLHEEAHGDTGELRRLLQEEPGVGPAGADIFLREAQRVWPELAPYLDGKALSGAQRLGLPRDPEKLTKLAGDTEPAVLAAALVRAALDKEVAEDCLRRAA, from the coding sequence ATGAACCGCGACGAACGCGTCCTGCGCGCGCTGCTGTCGGAGTACGGGCAGACGTACGCCGAGGAAGCGGGCATCACGCTGAAGGACACCCCGCAGCCGCTGTACCGGCTGCTCGTGCTGGCCCTGCTGCTCAGCGCCCGGATCCGCGCCTCGGTCGCGGTGGCCGCCGCGCGGGAACTGCACAAGGACCACCTGGACAGCCCGCGCCGGATGGCCGGCGCCGACTGGCAGCAGCGGGTGGACGCCCTCGGCCGCGGCGGCTACCGGCGCTACGACGAGCGGACCGCCACCCAGCTGGGGGACGGCGCCGAGCTGTTGCTGGACCGCTGGGCCGGGGATCTGCGCCGGCTGCACGAGGAGGCGCACGGCGACACCGGGGAACTCAGGCGGCTGCTCCAGGAGGAGCCGGGCGTCGGACCGGCCGGCGCGGACATCTTCCTGCGCGAGGCGCAGCGCGTGTGGCCGGAGCTCGCGCCGTACCTGGACGGCAAGGCGCTGTCCGGGGCGCAGCGGCTCGGCCTGCCGAGGGACCCGGAGAAGCTGACGAAGCTGGCCGGGGACACCGAACCGGCCGTCCTGGCCGCCGCGTTGGTGCGCGCCGCCCTCGACAAGGAGGTCGCCGAGGACTGCCTGCGCCGCGCGGCATGA
- a CDS encoding Cof-type HAD-IIB family hydrolase, with translation MPALPTPLAGTQPLPAGPADIRLIVTDMDGTLLDDAKRLPGELWPTLAELRRRGVLFSPASGRQYATLARQFDRAAEGMVFIAENGTYVVRDGVELSSAPMDGSVAAELVRTVRRLAADGADVGVVVCGKRAAYVERTDEAFLAEVRTYYVEHRIVPDVTAVEDDVIKIALFDFGSAERSTAPALADFARTHQVVVSGEHWVDVMNRTASKGAALRGLQRALGITPAQTMVFGDYLNDLEMLDAADWSFAMANAHPEVVRRARHLAPSNNDNGVLRTISRVLGL, from the coding sequence ATGCCCGCCCTCCCCACGCCCCTCGCCGGCACCCAGCCCCTCCCCGCGGGCCCCGCCGACATCCGGCTGATCGTCACCGACATGGACGGCACCCTGCTCGACGACGCCAAGCGGCTCCCCGGCGAGCTGTGGCCGACGCTGGCCGAACTGCGCCGCAGGGGCGTGCTGTTCAGCCCGGCGAGCGGCCGCCAGTACGCGACGCTGGCCCGGCAGTTCGACCGGGCCGCCGAGGGCATGGTGTTCATCGCGGAGAACGGCACGTACGTGGTCCGCGACGGCGTGGAACTGAGCTCCGCCCCGATGGACGGCTCCGTAGCCGCCGAGCTGGTGCGTACGGTACGGCGGCTGGCCGCGGACGGCGCGGACGTCGGCGTGGTGGTGTGCGGCAAGCGGGCGGCGTACGTCGAGCGGACCGACGAGGCCTTCCTCGCGGAGGTGCGCACCTACTACGTCGAGCACCGGATCGTGCCGGACGTCACCGCCGTCGAGGACGACGTGATCAAGATCGCCCTGTTCGACTTCGGGTCCGCCGAGCGCTCCACCGCACCGGCCCTCGCCGACTTCGCCCGCACCCACCAGGTCGTGGTCTCCGGCGAGCACTGGGTGGACGTCATGAACCGCACCGCCAGCAAGGGTGCCGCGCTGCGCGGCCTGCAGCGGGCGCTCGGCATCACGCCGGCGCAGACCATGGTCTTCGGGGACTACCTCAACGACCTGGAGATGCTCGACGCCGCCGACTGGTCCTTCGCGATGGCCAACGCCCACCCGGAGGTCGTCCGCCGGGCCCGCCACCTCGCCCCGTCCAACAACGACAACGGCGTGCTGCGCACCATCTCCCGCGTCCTCGGCCTGTGA
- a CDS encoding SAM-dependent methyltransferase, protein MTEGHSPTAGPAQLNTSVAHNARVWNYWIGGKDNYEVDQRVGEHVAGMFPVIRTVARADREFLSRAVRFLAGERGIRQFLDVGTGLPTVENTHEIAQRIAPESRIVYVDNDPIVLVHARSLLTSSPEGVTDYIDADVHDPDGILRRAAETLDLTRPVALMMLGILNFVLDTDEARDIVRRLLAPLAPGSHLVLTHPTHDPEVGGEGNRAAMEFWNANATPPITARSRAEIAGFLDGLELVEPGLVPCSQWRAGTESAAAVPQYGAVAVKP, encoded by the coding sequence GTGACCGAGGGGCACTCCCCGACGGCCGGACCGGCACAGCTGAACACCTCTGTGGCGCACAACGCCCGGGTGTGGAACTACTGGATCGGCGGCAAGGACAACTACGAGGTCGACCAGCGGGTCGGTGAGCACGTCGCCGGGATGTTCCCGGTGATCCGGACGGTGGCCCGCGCGGACCGCGAGTTCCTGTCCCGGGCGGTGCGGTTCCTGGCCGGCGAGCGGGGAATACGTCAGTTCCTGGACGTCGGCACGGGTCTGCCGACCGTCGAGAACACCCACGAGATCGCGCAGCGCATCGCCCCCGAGTCGCGGATCGTGTACGTCGACAACGACCCGATCGTGCTGGTGCACGCCCGTTCCCTGCTCACCAGCTCACCCGAGGGCGTCACCGACTACATCGACGCCGATGTGCACGACCCGGACGGCATTCTGCGGCGCGCCGCCGAGACCCTGGACCTGACCCGGCCGGTCGCGCTGATGATGCTCGGCATCCTGAACTTCGTCCTGGACACCGACGAGGCCCGGGACATCGTGCGGCGGCTCCTGGCGCCCCTGGCGCCGGGCAGCCACCTGGTGCTCACCCACCCGACCCACGACCCGGAGGTGGGCGGCGAGGGCAACCGGGCCGCGATGGAGTTCTGGAACGCCAACGCGACCCCGCCGATCACCGCCCGCAGCCGCGCCGAGATCGCCGGGTTCCTCGACGGCCTGGAGCTGGTCGAGCCGGGCCTGGTGCCCTGCTCCCAGTGGCGCGCCGGGACGGAGTCCGCCGCCGCGGTGCCGCAGTACGGCGCCGTGGCCGTGAAACCCTGA
- a CDS encoding glutamine synthetase family protein: MTTLADPVPGGRPEDLRRVAGLTADLAARGVRGIVLAYVDTAGVCRVKTVPTARLEAAVSWGVGMSPVFDTFLGDDSIVTTDVLGSPDGDLRLYPDLDQLVALAGQPGWAWAPVDRITQEGESHPGCARTFLRRTVAGAAERHGLAFRAAIEVEWAVGLDSAPPGRFVPAVTGPAYGAIRQVELSDYTADLLAAFDAQGVPVDQLHPEYAAGQFEVSTGALDPVAAADRSVLARQTIRAVAQRHGLRVSFSPAVSAEGVGNGGHLHLSCWRDGANLHAGGERRHGMTAEAESFAAGILARLPALTAVTAPSPASYLRLRPSRWAGVFTAWGRETREAALRVITGSAGRREQEANLEVKPVDLAANPYLALGCVIAAGLDGIGAALPLPEEITGDPARYGPDEAAALGVRRLPQSLTEAAREFRADPVLRAALGPVLADAVTAVRQGEAAAVEGWDDERVAAAYRWVY, translated from the coding sequence ATGACCACCCTTGCCGATCCCGTGCCCGGCGGGCGACCGGAGGATCTGCGCCGGGTCGCCGGCCTCACCGCCGACCTCGCCGCGCGGGGCGTGCGCGGGATCGTGCTGGCCTATGTGGACACCGCGGGCGTCTGCCGGGTGAAGACGGTCCCTACGGCCCGGCTGGAGGCGGCCGTGTCCTGGGGTGTCGGCATGTCCCCGGTGTTCGACACCTTCCTCGGCGACGACTCGATCGTCACCACCGACGTCCTCGGCTCCCCGGACGGCGACCTCAGGCTCTACCCCGACCTGGACCAGCTGGTGGCGCTGGCCGGGCAGCCCGGCTGGGCGTGGGCGCCGGTGGACCGGATCACCCAGGAGGGCGAGAGCCACCCCGGCTGCGCCCGGACGTTTCTGCGCCGGACGGTCGCCGGCGCGGCCGAGCGGCACGGTCTCGCCTTCAGGGCGGCGATCGAGGTCGAGTGGGCGGTGGGGCTGGACTCGGCGCCGCCCGGCCGGTTCGTGCCCGCGGTCACCGGTCCGGCGTACGGCGCGATCCGGCAGGTGGAGCTGAGCGACTACACCGCCGACCTGCTGGCCGCGTTCGACGCCCAGGGCGTCCCCGTCGACCAGCTCCATCCCGAGTACGCGGCCGGGCAGTTCGAGGTCTCCACGGGCGCGCTGGACCCGGTGGCGGCGGCCGACCGCAGCGTGCTGGCACGGCAGACGATCCGGGCGGTCGCACAGCGGCACGGGCTGCGGGTGTCGTTCTCGCCCGCGGTGTCCGCCGAGGGCGTCGGCAACGGCGGACACCTCCACCTGTCCTGCTGGCGCGACGGTGCGAACCTGCACGCGGGCGGGGAGCGCCGCCACGGCATGACCGCCGAGGCGGAGTCCTTCGCGGCCGGGATCCTGGCCCGCCTCCCGGCGCTGACCGCGGTCACCGCGCCGAGCCCGGCCAGCTATCTCAGGCTGCGGCCCTCCCGGTGGGCGGGGGTGTTCACCGCGTGGGGCCGGGAGACCCGCGAGGCCGCGCTGCGGGTGATCACCGGCTCGGCGGGCCGCCGGGAGCAGGAGGCGAACCTCGAGGTGAAGCCGGTCGACCTGGCCGCCAACCCCTATCTCGCCCTCGGCTGCGTCATCGCCGCCGGACTCGACGGGATCGGCGCGGCTCTGCCCCTGCCGGAGGAGATCACCGGCGACCCCGCCCGGTACGGCCCGGACGAGGCGGCGGCCCTCGGGGTGCGGCGGCTGCCGCAGTCGCTGACCGAGGCCGCCCGGGAGTTCCGCGCGGACCCGGTGCTGCGGGCGGCGCTGGGCCCGGTCCTCGCGGACGCGGTGACCGCCGTACGGCAGGGCGAGGCGGCGGCCGTCGAGGGCTGGGACGACGAGCGGGTGGCGGCGGCCTACCGCTGGGTGTACTGA
- a CDS encoding amidohydrolase family protein: MSAPGPVHEALAELELVDHHCHGAVTADLAPREFAALLTEGDAWPGVSPFDTPAGVAVRRHCAPLLDLPRHAPPADYAARRAALGWREVNRRFLRAAHAGAFLVDTGYAPHPLTSPAELAQAAGAAAYEVVRLEQVAESVAARGVEPGEYAARFRAAAEEAVRRPGVVAVKSVAAYRTGFALDPARPADAEVTEAARRWLAQGGRLADPVLVRHLLWTAAGLGLPLQLHTGFGDADLRLHHADPALLTDWLRLVAGAVPVLLLHCWPYHRQAAYLAAVFEHVYLDVGLALHHTGPARCRAVLEEALEITPFRKLLYSSDAYGVAEFHHLGALCFRQGLAGLLQARVDADELSLPDALRIAAWTGRDNALRLYGPPVSDPSRDPSGRPTRKV, translated from the coding sequence GTGTCCGCCCCGGGACCGGTCCACGAGGCCCTCGCCGAGCTGGAGCTGGTGGACCACCACTGCCACGGCGCGGTGACGGCCGACCTCGCGCCGCGGGAGTTCGCCGCGCTGCTCACCGAGGGCGATGCCTGGCCCGGCGTCTCCCCCTTCGACACCCCCGCCGGCGTGGCCGTACGCCGGCACTGCGCGCCGCTGCTGGACCTGCCCCGGCACGCTCCCCCGGCCGACTACGCGGCCCGCCGCGCGGCCCTGGGCTGGCGGGAGGTCAACCGGCGCTTCCTGCGGGCCGCGCACGCCGGGGCGTTCCTCGTGGACACCGGCTACGCCCCGCACCCGCTCACCTCCCCCGCCGAGCTGGCCCAGGCCGCCGGCGCCGCCGCGTACGAGGTCGTACGGCTGGAGCAGGTGGCGGAGTCGGTGGCCGCGCGGGGCGTGGAGCCGGGCGAGTACGCCGCCCGCTTCCGCGCGGCCGCCGAGGAGGCCGTGCGCCGGCCGGGCGTGGTGGCGGTGAAGTCGGTGGCCGCCTACCGCACCGGCTTCGCGCTGGATCCGGCGCGCCCGGCGGACGCGGAGGTGACCGAGGCCGCCCGGCGCTGGCTCGCGCAGGGCGGCCGGCTCGCCGACCCGGTCCTCGTACGGCACCTGCTGTGGACCGCCGCCGGCCTCGGCCTGCCCCTTCAGCTGCACACCGGTTTCGGGGACGCCGACCTGCGGCTGCACCACGCCGACCCGGCCCTGCTGACCGACTGGCTGCGCCTGGTCGCCGGCGCCGTCCCGGTGCTGTTGCTGCACTGCTGGCCGTACCACCGCCAAGCCGCCTATCTGGCCGCGGTGTTCGAGCACGTGTACCTGGACGTCGGTCTCGCCCTGCACCACACGGGCCCGGCCCGGTGCCGCGCGGTGCTCGAGGAGGCGCTGGAGATCACCCCGTTCCGGAAGCTGCTGTACAGCTCCGACGCGTACGGGGTGGCCGAGTTCCACCACCTGGGCGCCCTGTGCTTCCGGCAGGGGCTCGCCGGTCTGCTCCAGGCCCGTGTCGACGCCGACGAGCTGAGCCTGCCCGACGCCCTGCGGATCGCGGCCTGGACCGGCCGCGACAACGCGCTGCGTCTGTACGGACCGCCCGTATCCGATCCGTCCCGCGATCCCAGCGGGCGCCCCACCCGGAAAGTATGA
- a CDS encoding NUDIX hydrolase family protein has product MTETTPGWLTTDELEMARARMPILYVEAVPVRVDDSGEVTSIGLLLRIGPDGTVSRTLVSGRVLHHERVRDALLRHLEKDLGPVALPRIPTSLQPFTVAEYFPTAGITPYHDPRQHAVSLAYIVPVTGDCRPRQDALDLVWFSPQEAASPAVQSEMPGGHGVLLKQALAHVGLAY; this is encoded by the coding sequence ATGACCGAGACGACGCCCGGCTGGCTGACCACCGACGAGCTGGAGATGGCCAGGGCCCGGATGCCGATCCTGTACGTCGAGGCCGTGCCCGTGCGCGTGGACGACAGCGGCGAAGTCACCAGCATCGGGCTGCTGCTGCGGATCGGCCCGGACGGGACGGTCAGCCGGACCCTGGTCTCCGGCCGCGTGCTGCACCACGAGCGGGTCCGCGACGCCCTGCTGCGCCACCTGGAGAAGGACCTCGGCCCGGTCGCGCTGCCCCGCATCCCCACCTCGCTGCAGCCCTTCACCGTCGCGGAGTACTTCCCCACGGCCGGCATCACGCCGTATCACGACCCGCGCCAGCACGCGGTGTCCCTCGCCTACATCGTCCCGGTCACCGGCGACTGCCGCCCCCGGCAGGACGCGCTGGACCTCGTCTGGTTCAGCCCACAGGAGGCGGCCTCCCCGGCCGTGCAGAGCGAGATGCCGGGCGGGCACGGGGTGCTGCTGAAGCAGGCGCTGGCGCACGTGGGTCTGGCGTACTGA
- a CDS encoding COG4705 family protein — protein MSTEHVLDHRPSGHARARVRESANKVPEVTVYFWIIKVLTTGMGETASDFLARLLGPIPAVGLGGLAFAASLVLQFAVRRYVAWIYWTAIVMVSVFGTMAADVLHVGLGVPYTLSTPLFLIALAAVFALWYATERTLSIHSIRTRRREAFYWAAVLATFALGTAAGDLTATIGLGYLGSVVLFAVAICVPAVAHRAGLLGAVTAFWTAYVITRPLGASLADWMALPGKRGGLDWGLGPVTLSWTVAIVGFVAFLAMSRRDTEPAL, from the coding sequence ATGAGCACAGAGCACGTCCTCGATCACCGGCCGAGCGGTCACGCACGCGCGCGCGTACGCGAGAGCGCGAACAAGGTGCCGGAGGTCACCGTCTACTTCTGGATCATCAAGGTCCTCACCACCGGCATGGGCGAGACCGCCTCCGACTTCCTCGCCCGTCTGCTGGGCCCGATCCCGGCGGTCGGCCTCGGCGGCCTCGCGTTCGCGGCGTCGCTCGTGCTCCAGTTCGCGGTCCGCCGGTACGTCGCCTGGATCTACTGGACGGCGATCGTCATGGTCAGCGTCTTCGGCACGATGGCCGCGGACGTGCTGCACGTGGGCCTCGGCGTCCCGTACACCCTGTCCACCCCGCTGTTCCTGATCGCCCTGGCCGCCGTCTTCGCCCTCTGGTACGCCACCGAGCGCACGCTGTCCATCCACTCCATCCGCACCCGGCGCCGCGAGGCGTTCTACTGGGCCGCCGTCCTCGCCACGTTCGCGCTGGGCACCGCCGCGGGCGACCTCACCGCGACGATCGGCCTGGGCTACCTGGGCTCGGTCGTCCTGTTCGCCGTGGCGATCTGCGTCCCGGCCGTCGCGCACCGCGCCGGCCTGCTGGGCGCGGTGACCGCGTTCTGGACGGCCTACGTCATCACGCGCCCGCTCGGCGCGTCCCTCGCCGACTGGATGGCCCTGCCGGGCAAGCGGGGCGGCCTGGACTGGGGCCTGGGCCCGGTGACCCTGTCCTGGACGGTGGCGATCGTCGGGTTCGTGGCGTTCCTGGCGATGTCGCGGCGGGACACCGAGCCCGCGCTCTGA
- a CDS encoding PP2C family protein-serine/threonine phosphatase — MVGETQGGQGRQPSPPYLPDLHIRLRSELGRIDDQLRSLLTSMDRLQCLLDAVVAISREVELPAVLHRIVTTAMELVGARYGALGVLDESGQRLEQFIPAGLSERERDALSDAGLPRGLGVLGHLIRYPDPLRIDDIQGHPSSAGFPPGHPRLHTLLGVAITVRGEIYGDLYLSERDDGQPFDTHDENIVVALAGAAGVAIENARLFERIREGAEQFQRLLLPTLPDLRPFTAAAIYRPAAEPSQVGGDWYDAIPLPDDVVAVVIGDVVGHDLQAAAAMAATRNMLRALVFDQSSPPGAILSQLDRTLETVTNSRVTTTTLARIEPEGPAWRLCWSSAGHVPPLLITGERRVSYLLAEPGLPLGVDTGQPRPDHSRSLPPDSTVVFFTDGLIEHPDHPIDQSLNELAALAAVHASLPLPEFVQALADHHPSDGHDDMAVLALRTPPA, encoded by the coding sequence ATGGTGGGAGAGACGCAGGGCGGACAGGGGAGACAGCCGAGCCCGCCGTACCTCCCCGACCTGCACATACGCCTGCGCTCCGAGCTGGGCCGGATCGACGATCAGTTGCGCTCCCTGCTGACCTCCATGGACCGGCTCCAGTGCCTGCTGGACGCGGTGGTGGCCATCAGCCGCGAGGTGGAACTGCCCGCGGTGCTGCACCGTATCGTGACGACCGCCATGGAGCTGGTCGGCGCCCGCTACGGAGCCCTCGGCGTGCTCGACGAGTCCGGGCAACGCCTGGAGCAGTTCATCCCGGCCGGTCTGTCCGAGCGGGAACGCGATGCCCTGTCCGACGCCGGGCTGCCTCGTGGCCTGGGCGTGCTCGGCCATCTGATCCGCTACCCCGATCCCCTGCGCATCGACGACATCCAGGGCCACCCCTCCTCCGCCGGCTTCCCGCCCGGCCACCCGCGCCTGCACACCCTGCTCGGCGTCGCCATCACCGTGCGCGGCGAGATCTACGGCGACCTCTATCTCTCCGAGCGGGACGACGGACAGCCCTTCGACACGCACGACGAGAACATCGTCGTCGCCCTGGCCGGCGCCGCCGGCGTCGCGATCGAGAACGCCCGCCTGTTCGAACGGATCCGTGAGGGCGCCGAGCAGTTCCAGCGGCTCCTGCTGCCCACGCTGCCCGATCTGAGGCCGTTCACCGCCGCCGCCATCTACCGGCCCGCTGCCGAGCCCAGCCAGGTCGGCGGGGACTGGTACGACGCCATCCCGCTGCCGGACGACGTCGTGGCGGTCGTCATCGGCGACGTCGTCGGCCATGATCTGCAGGCCGCGGCCGCCATGGCCGCCACCCGCAACATGCTGCGCGCCCTCGTCTTCGACCAGAGCAGTCCGCCCGGCGCGATCCTCTCCCAGCTCGACCGGACCCTGGAGACCGTCACGAACAGCCGCGTCACGACCACCACCCTGGCCCGCATCGAACCGGAGGGACCGGCGTGGCGGCTGTGCTGGAGCAGCGCGGGCCACGTCCCGCCCCTGCTCATCACCGGTGAGCGCCGCGTGTCCTATCTGCTCGCCGAGCCCGGACTGCCGCTCGGCGTCGACACGGGCCAGCCCCGTCCCGACCACTCCCGCTCCCTGCCCCCGGACAGCACCGTCGTCTTCTTCACCGACGGGCTGATCGAGCATCCCGACCACCCCATCGACCAGAGCCTGAACGAACTCGCCGCTCTCGCCGCGGTCCACGCCTCCCTCCCGCTGCCCGAGTTCGTCCAGGCACTGGCCGATCACCACCCCAGCGACGGCCACGACGACATGGCCGTCCTCGCCCTGCGCACCCCGCCCGCCTGA
- a CDS encoding MASE1 domain-containing protein encodes MAVARRQRLRRGGAAVLEMGAIAALYYGSARLGLLQQLVRGQVTPLWPPSGIAVASLLLRGPRVWPGIALGAFLVNIALGPSLPAVLAIAAGNTLAPVCSYLLLRRAGFRTELDRLRDALALIFLGAFTGMLVSATTGSGTLVLAGVLSSGDFWPTWSVWWTGDAMGVLVVTPVLLVLRRARLPRNAPPYRWAEGLLLLAATAGAGVLVTGHTPLLFLGFPLLIWAAFRFQLAAAAPCALAVSTFAIIAGTERSGPFAGRGLLTEMITLQAFNGSAALTALLLAAVISERNESEREIARACSQLARMAARIATGDLHSMVSGDPASEREAEPPRARKRPQRRKKPSPQT; translated from the coding sequence ATGGCTGTGGCGCGGCGTCAACGGCTCCGGCGCGGTGGTGCGGCCGTGCTGGAGATGGGCGCCATCGCCGCGCTGTACTACGGCTCGGCCAGGCTGGGACTGCTGCAGCAGCTGGTGCGCGGCCAGGTCACCCCGCTGTGGCCGCCGAGCGGCATCGCGGTGGCGAGCCTGCTGCTGCGCGGCCCGCGCGTCTGGCCCGGTATCGCGCTCGGCGCGTTCCTGGTCAACATCGCGCTGGGGCCGTCGCTCCCGGCCGTGCTCGCGATCGCGGCCGGGAACACCCTTGCGCCCGTCTGCTCCTACCTGCTGCTCCGCCGCGCCGGGTTCCGTACGGAACTGGACCGGCTGCGGGACGCCCTCGCACTGATCTTCCTCGGCGCGTTCACCGGGATGCTGGTCAGCGCGACGACGGGCAGCGGGACCCTGGTCCTCGCCGGCGTGCTGAGCTCCGGAGACTTCTGGCCGACGTGGTCGGTCTGGTGGACCGGCGACGCGATGGGCGTCCTGGTGGTCACGCCCGTCCTGCTCGTTCTGCGCAGGGCGCGCCTGCCGAGGAACGCGCCGCCGTACCGGTGGGCGGAGGGGCTGCTGCTTCTGGCGGCCACGGCCGGCGCCGGGGTGCTCGTGACCGGTCACACGCCGCTGCTGTTCCTCGGGTTCCCGCTGCTGATCTGGGCGGCGTTCCGCTTCCAGCTCGCCGCGGCCGCGCCCTGCGCGCTGGCCGTGTCGACCTTCGCGATCATCGCCGGTACCGAGAGATCGGGCCCGTTCGCCGGCCGCGGCCTGCTCACCGAGATGATCACCCTGCAGGCCTTCAACGGTTCCGCCGCGCTGACCGCACTGCTGCTCGCGGCGGTCATCAGCGAGCGGAACGAGTCCGAGCGGGAGATCGCACGAGCGTGTTCCCAGCTCGCCCGCATGGCCGCCAGGATCGCCACCGGCGACCTGCACTCGATGGTCTCCGGCGACCCGGCGAGCGAGCGGGAGGCCGAACCCCCGCGGGCGCGCAAGAGGCCGCAGAGACGAAAGAAGCCGTCTCCTCAGACGTGA